AAATGTGACcttatctttgtttcttgtgaataAATAGTCAAGATTTGACAGAATAGAAAAGTCAATTAACACGTGCCCTCTTTCTAGTTTGACtaacattaaaaggacactatagtcaccaaaacaactttagctttatgaagcagtttttgtgtatagatcatgcccctgcagtctcactgctcaatcctctgccatttacgaggtaaattacttttgtttctgcctTTGCAGCCCTaaatctcccctggctgtgactgacacagcttgcgtgacaacaaaatggttttattttcaatcagatgtaacttactttaatagTTTTTATCTCCtcatctgtaaattgaactttaagtacatacaggaggctcctgcatggtctagcaaactatcaacagtgcaggagataatgaacagaatttgcaataaatgaagtGTAAATTAAATGAacgttagatgactctttacaggaagtgtttaggaaggctgtgcaagtcacatgcagggaggtgtgactagggctgcataagcaaagggatttaactcctaaattgaagAATGGAgctgtgaaactgcaggggcatgttctatacacttacattgctttattaagctaaagttgttttggtgactttagtgtccctttaaataaacctCCTTCCATCCCTACAAAtcctaaaatgtatttaaaatatacatacactttgTCAGTGATTAGACCGAACACAGGTCTTGCTAGATGTACTCTCGTGAACAAGGACGCCAGAGAAAAAGCATAGAAAaaaccctatatatatattacaggaaTACATTCCATCTTTGAATCAACCATGATATCCAAATATACTCGTATAAATGcctaaacaatatatatttgtaaaacataaaaaaacagaagGTTACAGAAATTGCTGCTTTGCTATTTATGGGTAATTATCATGTATTGTCATTGAATTTCTTCTACCTAGGTAGAGGGAGAATTAGAACAAGACGATTGGTAGTTGAGTATCTGTCTTGGAGTTACACCCAGGCGTTAGGACAAAATTACCAGCTGcaacctgggatttgttgagACCCACCTTAATGCATATTGTGTCTTTCATAAACCCCCTTATGTGTCTTCTCCAGTTGGCCATTATGTCAGATTTCAAAAGTATGTATAAAGGTGGCCTAACGTTTGTATCTTTTACAGAGACCGTTGCATCAGTTAGAAGCACAGCTGCGTTAATATTTCCTTCTTCTTTTTGGCCACTGTAGGAAAACCGCCCTGGACCGCTATAGCCTGGAAAAAAACGGTTTCACGCATATTTTAAATGCAGCACATGGCCGCTGGAACGTAGACACTGGAACAGAGTATTACAGTGACATGACAGTGGAGTACTACGGGGTGGAGGCAGAAGATCTTCCAGGCTTCAACCTTAGCCAGTTCTTTTACCCTGCAGCGGAATTTATTCACAATGCACTAAACAACCCTGACAGTAAGGAATCGCagtaccattattattattattattattgccatttatatagcgccaacagattccgtagcactctACAATATCagaggggagatttaactataaataggacaattacaagaaaatgtacaggaacgataggttgaagagctcacacgagcttacagtctaaaataCTTTATACTCCTGGATACAGAATACTCTGTGCTAACCCAGCATCCTTGTATAGTGATGGCCAACCATGGCATTCAATGTTTGTAAACTATGTTCCTTTTGATTTCAaagtttaaagggttattccaagcagcATGACCaactcagtgatttgaagtggtcatggtacctggGGTCTATATGTGCAGCCTTTCGCTATGAAATGCTGCAGACAGAGTTTAACCTctctgtaactccacctccagtccTGTCAATGGGGTGTCTTGCCAGCCGGGAACAAGAGTTCCGGTCGGCTAATATGAATTTGGTGATGTCTGAGGCCACCAGGCACCGCATGTTGACGATACTTCTCCATGCCACCCATGTCCTCCCCTCAACCTATGCTCCATGGTGAGTGATGTTATCTGTGACAAATCGGGCTGCAGGGATAACTTGGTCTCGACActattttttaaggggggggggcactggTTGGAGTAACTCATTTACTGCCGGTTGAGGCAGTAAATTGTAAATGTAGTCCAAACATCTGTGGGACTATGGTTAGCCATCACCGCATTAATATTTATTAACTATTTGTTTGTATCTGTTGTATTATTTGAGGTTATGGGACCATGTCATGATGTACCTTAAAATGACTAAAAATTGCAAATTATTTTAAGattaaaaatttaattaatttaattttcaagGGCTGGCCAGACAGGTTTTCCCTAAAAGCCAAATATTTAATCTTTACAATATGCTTCAGTATATGAGctacaatcattttttttaatagatctgAAATCCGTTCTAACATATAGCTTTTTAGATTCagggtcatttaaaaaaatatatatacaaattaaaaatttCGACTTTCATCACAAAATGCCAACTTTCCCTTACTTTCTATTCAATCTCTATCCacttgtctctttctctctctctctctctgtataaacaCACCCACCCAAACACACGTGTAAGAAGTTCAGGGACCTAAGCATAAATATTTTGATTCAAAGCAGATCCATCTCCAAAAATAAGTTTAATCTAATCTGCTTTTATAGAACTCCCTGTGTTTACAtctccttttaatttttttcctgagCACTCAAGGTTTCATAATATACCTCCCAACAGTGGGAGTATGCAAAGCAGGACAGGTGGGCATCCCTAAAGGGGACCAAAATGGGTCGACCCTGAGCCTACAGGACTTTGCAGAGAGTGCCGATGATGCGCTAtttgcagggtcctagtgcctgTTCACATCTAATGATGTACTTGTGCTGTAGTTCCCAAAGACagttagttccctggtgtcccagtAAATCGGGACGGTGGGACAGAACCCTAAAACCTGGACTTTTCTGCTGAAATCAGGACAGTCGGGAGGCCTGTATACATAAAGTAAAGTACCCTATATACTCGagtttacactgggagctgactgaggtgctgaacggacggcgcggaggaggacggagctgacaggagctgcaatagTAATAAGTGTCAatagtaataaatgtaattatttgtacccaggacatacttgaaaactagagaaatttcaatgtatctttcctggtaaaatattttataaataaatagataatcaTATAGTGAAATAAATTTTAATGTGCTTTCTTATTTACTACAAGTTAAGGTATAGAATATTCTTATAGGAGTCAATAGGACAAATGACAAATTTATTTGCTCACAAAAGTAGGAACAAAGCTGAATACACATTAAATGTCAATTTTATTTGCAGGTAAAGTGCTGGTGCATTGTGCCATGGGTCGTAGCCGATCTGCCTCTCTGGTATTAGCCTATATGATGATTTATAAGAAAATGACAGTGGTGGATGCAAGCACTCACGTCCTAAAACATCGATGCATCTTGCCAAATCGGGGCTTCCTCAAGCAGTTGAGGGAGCTGGATATTAAATTGGCTCTGGAAAAGCGAGAAGCTCGGGCCCTGATGAATGGGACACAGAAGGATGAGTGATACCCAGTGAAATGGAGATTGGGGGGGAAAAATCGCCAAAGACGTGGCCCATGATGTGCTGTATACAGGAGGGAAACAGACATACATTATGCACTAAAATCTTTATATTTTCAATTTGTTAGTATCAGTCTGAGTTGAGTTGGTCTAATCAAGTTGTGGAATTCATTACTCTCCTGCCGGATTTGagcgtattttattttttttacaacctaACTTGCTATGTTAATATTGTTATGTTTAGAGCTGTGCATATAAAGTAGTTCAGAGCTAAGGAAGTGTTGGATGGTACAAGGCTAAAGGATTTACAGGAACTTAACATATCCAGGAATCGGAAAAGGCAATTGTACTCCTTTTTGGTCCAGCATTCAGTGGCTTCTGGTTTGTACCTTGGAACGTAGAAAAACGTGTAGTTTTCAAATAATGTATTGTGTTATTTCATGACTACTGATGGTCTTCATTAATTTTTCTTTATGGCCAATTGTCACTTTATTACAAAAAGTGTCTTTGAGAAAAAGAAAATTCTCTCTCACATTTGATGAAATCCTTTTATAAGAAGCAAACATGAACACATATGGCCAGGTTatgggaagaaagaaagaaaaaaaagaaaaaaaaagaaaatgaacattACTTTATACATCACATTTTAGTCTTACCATTTATTGTATCAGATTCTTAATGTACTTAATTTAAATCACTTCATTAAAtactaaaatattaaacaaaaaaagtgccTTGTTTTGGTTGTGAATGCTATTAAATCATACATATTAACAATGTTACAAATTGACTATGAAGAGGAAGACATCAGTTTAAAACAACATtccttacagtgaaaacaatttatcctaaagccattttgtttttttctttacaattttttttaacccaaatcgaaaaataaaaactttaattaAAATTTGCGTAAACGACCTGAGCTACCGCTGGCAACCATCTCACACCCTCACGGTTCAACAGGGACCTGACTCGCATCAGATACGGGACTGATGTGACGCGGCGCCCCTCCTGCACTCCTTAGGCCTAACTATGGACTCCCTCAAACCAAAAGGCCAGAAGAGCCAAGCTTCCCCGCAACACAGATGGGACCCAACCAGGACTGTCCCGTTCGTCCCACAAGGCCTCACACCGGACCCATACGCTACCATCACCACTTGAACAGTGATGGGCGACCACATGGACTAACGGTTCCGACAGCAAGCACACATATGGTGGTTGAATTATGACTGTTCAGTCCTGTTCTCATTACTCCTGAAAGCCAACTTTAACACATTTACCACTCTACAGCTCTACCCATGGTTGGCATCGGATGAACCGGGACACTTGGACTGAGCAATACCGCACCCATGTTGCGCTTTCTCAATCACAGACCCAGTTAGACCCAATTGCATAGCTTAAGCACTGTTTGTCCTCAAATTGATACATAAGCACTTGCTTTCTTTGCATTGTATTAAGCATGCCTCACTTAGCAAAATGTGCCCACCTATAGCTCTATGATCCCAGGCTAGATTACTGCAAGCAACATATATAGCCTGCCAGTTACTTTGATTTGGCCAGTCTTCAcacaatatgtttttatttgttttatttactagATAACCGCATGCATCCTACTATGCTCACCTATAAGCCATGATTAGGCTATCACGGCCGACCTCAATGCTCTTACCTTTCGCATACTCGATACTATTATGGGTACATATTATCTGGCCTAACTTGGGGCAGCATGTTTAGACGTAAATTCAGACATGTCAGCTTGAAACGTTTTCATTTTGTAGTACGTTCAGACAGATTTTAGATTACAAGTCTGCAATTAATCCATGcgatatatacagggccggcgcgtccataaggcggcacaggcggccggcttagggcgcaccggctctgggggcgccagatttcagtgaccggcaggagggaagcgctccctcctgccaggtcaccttctggacccccggcgggcggcagcgttctaatgagaggcggcgagggagctctaacctgtctgctctgctccttcgcgcgccgtttgctgattctgcgggagccggaatatgacgtcatattccggctcccggcatcagtagacagcctgcgagggagcagagcagacaggttagagctccctcgccacctctcattagaacgctgccgcccgccgcactgaagccccactggaccccagggacagatccacgccagctctccaggtagggaggctggatggatattaataataatttgtgtgtgtctgaaagtgtatgtgtgagtgtttgtctgtgagtgtgtgtctgtgtatgtgtttgtaagtgtttgtgtctgtgtatgtgtatgtgtatgtgtttgtctgtgtatgtgtttgtctgtgagtgtgtgtgtgtctgtgagtgtgagtgtgtgtctgtgtttgtatgtgagtgtgtgtatgtgtgagtgtgtgtctgtgtgtgtgtatgtgtttgtctgtgtatgtgtgtgtgtttgtctgtgagtgtgagtgtgtgtatgtgtatgtgtgtctgtgagtgtgtgtctgtgagtgtgtttgtctgtgagtgtgtgtgtatgtgtgagtgtgtgtctgtgtatgtgtttgtctgtgagtgtgtgtatgtgtctgtgtatgtgtctgtgtttgtctgagtgtgtgtctgtgtatgtgtttgtgagtgtttgtgtctgtgtgtgtgtgtgtgtgtgtatgtgtatgtgtttgtctgtgagtgtgtgtgtgtgtttatgcatttgtgagtgagtgtgtgtgtaggtgaatgattgtatgaatgtgtgtgtctgtcagtgtatgagtgtgttttgtcagtgtgagtgtgtctatcagtgtgtgtttgtgagtgtctgtcaaatctgtgagagtatgtttgtgattgagtgtgtgtctgtcaatgaatgagtgtgtgtcagatcagtgagtctgtgtctgtcagtgacgtctgtgtgtttgtcattgagtgtgtgtggctgttagtgtgtatacaccactgagtgtagcgtggtggagcggagcgcagtacaggagcttctgtttcctgtacccggccagaccaacaggaagtgctcactgagagagcacttcctgtcagtccagccaggtagagaaaactgaagctcctgtagaggatctgctccgcaacactacaagacaggtaggacaccaggaaggggagtgtgaccgctaagagggtggggggtgcaccaagggacagagaggggaggagagagaaacaccaagggacagggaaaaggggggggggagaggaacactaagggacagggaagagggaggggctggttaggaggtacataggtgaagatgttaattttagaggggggggggggggcggaaaaatgcctATGTACAcccaaatccttgcaccggccctggatataTATATCTAACAAGCATTTACCTTACTTTACGCACTGACATTAATCGGCACGTAAAATATCTGAAAATTTCGCTTATTTTCATCTAATGTTTTATCTTTACTACATAAGAATTGCCAACCCGTTCCATCAAAGGAATTATTTTAATCTAGCTTGAGTTGTTATAGGCACACCATAGCAGCGTCTACTTTATGTTCATATGAGTTGCTAATCCGAGTGGTTGACGTGCATGACTTGACTCTATAAGGGCAGCTAACATGACCTACCAAAGTGCTTACACCCACTCCACTAGATCTAGGAACAGGCACTATTGAGAAAGGCACCTAAACGTTATGTGTATCAATAGAGTAGTCTGCTAATGCGTATATTTTAACTTTATCAAAGCTGTTACCGGGTGTTAAAGTGTGACATAATTTAACCTGATAACAGCCAGGCCACCAGCATGTACGGTGGGGAGATATCTCACCTCTATTAACGTGTTTGCCGAGTAGTTTACAGCTCTCCAGTTTAACATTGTAGTTTAACATTACAGTCTAACATGTTTTCAACATTATAAATTAtctgatatatttatatagctgATCACAATCTACGGCTACAAACCTCGCTTATCTGTGCTATATGTTAGGAATCTTGCCTGCTTAAAACATATAATACTCTTGTAATACATTCTTCAGTTATATGCATATTTAACGTTATCTTTGTCACATGTTATGCTAAGCTTCAATACATAATTATAAAACTGTGCAACTTCCCATGCCACTGTCAATCATATTAACATATATgcatgctgttgtggcgtttgatgTTAcgatgtacctacctgcacaaccaaaataaagaatttaaaaaaaaataaaaaaaatttgcgtAAACGAACAGGATATCTCCCAGCATTCCACTGTGCACACAATAGGAAACTCTTGCTTTTACTTGCTGGATTATGGCAAATCCCTTCTATGTTTAAACCATGTTTGTAAAAACATGAACAGGTTTCAATTTATCAGCACAAGGCATAGGCTCTTTCAACCCCTTTATGCTGAATTATACCAGCGAAAACATGACAATGGAGCTATACTTGTCAGCCACTTACAACATTGACTCTTGGAGCAAGTAGCAGGCTGTGAAACAACAACAGAGATACAAAGCATTAATAACACGGTCTTCACTCCACGTTTGGAGTTTAGAACAGTGCCAGACctgaatg
The DNA window shown above is from Pelobates fuscus isolate aPelFus1 chromosome 10, aPelFus1.pri, whole genome shotgun sequence and carries:
- the LOC134575095 gene encoding dual specificity phosphatase 29-like, producing MPANTPNQNKKRNAYAAVAVDPETGYCTPGAFELERIFWQGPAKFTHVNEVWPNLYIGDEKTALDRYSLEKNGFTHILNAAHGRWNVDTGTEYYSDMTVEYYGVEAEDLPGFNLSQFFYPAAEFIHNALNNPDSKVLVHCAMGRSRSASLVLAYMMIYKKMTVVDASTHVLKHRCILPNRGFLKQLRELDIKLALEKREARALMNGTQKDE